The DNA segment AAGTAAATTAAGTATGGCAAGGTTTACACTTATCAGAGCAAGCAGATAAAACAGGTTAATAAGTCCTTCTTTTGCCTGCTTATCTGCAAGCTGTGCAATCATTATTGGGCCGCCAAGTGTTTTAGTAGATATTTCCCTCTTTATAAGCATCCATATGGATCTATATGTAAGAACTGTCAAGTTTACGGTTTGATTGCATCCTTGAACAAATGCACCGATTGGCCCATATTTACGCGTTATTGTCTTAAATTCAGGAATTATTCCTATGAGACCAATGTTTAGTGTTTTATTAAGTTTAGGCACAACACTTATTTCCAACTGCTCCTTCTCACGCATTATTATGAGTGAGATTTCCTCTCCTGCACTGTTATGAATACTCTTTGCCATATCATTCCACGAGGACATTTGTTTGCCATTAATAAATAGAACAACATCTCCTTTTCTAATACCGGCTTTGTATGCAGGACTTTCAGGCTCAACAATTCCTATTACAGGGGGAATGAATGGAGAAACTCCCAAGTACCCGCCTCCTTTTTCTTTGTTGAACTCTGTTTTGACCTGAATGCTTTTTCTTTCTCCGTTTCTGTCAATGAGTATAGACAGTGCATGATTTGGATGAGTCAGGATAATATGTTGAAACTTACTCCAATCTTCGATTTGTTTGCCATTGGCTTTCAATATTGTATCTCCCACTTTCAGGTCAGCTTTGGAACCAGGCGAATCTTTGGCTATTTCTCCGATTTTAGCCTCAAAATAGGGTAGTTCTATTCCTGCAAAGAAGATACAAGAGAAGACAAAAATTGCCAGCAGTATATTCATAAAAGGGCCTGCAAGTATTACAAGGATTCTCTGAAAAGGCCCCTTAGAATAGAACTCACAATCAGCGCCTGTTTTTTCTTCAGTAGATTCTCCTGCAAGTTTTACATACCCTCCTAAAGGTACAGCAGAGACTAAGTATTCTGTATCTCCTTTCTGAAAGCCAATAAGTTTAGGGCCAAATCCCAGAGAGAATTTTTCTACTTTAATGCCAAAGCTCTTAGCTACAAGAAAATGTCCCAGTTCATGTACGAAAACCAGAATACTTATTACAACAATAAATGGGAGTATATGAATCAGCCAATTTAGAGCAAACATGTTTCCCTCGCCCAAGCATCAGATGCAAGGATATTATCAAGGCGTGGATTTTGAATAACATTATGTTTATTCATAACCTTTTCTATTATTTGAGGAATATCTGAAAATTTTATTTTTTTCTTAAGAAACAGATTGACAGCAACATCGTTTGCACTATTAAGAACAGCAGGCATAGTTCCGCCAATTGTACCTGCTTCATAAGCAAGTTTCAGGCAAGGGAATTTGTCAAAGTTTGGAGCTGAAAAATGAAACTGAGATATTTCTGTTAAGTCTAAAGGCTCTAGTTGTGTAGGCATTCGCTCCGGATACGTTAATGCGTACTGAATAGGCATCTTCATATCAGGAATT comes from the bacterium genome and includes:
- the rseP gene encoding RIP metalloprotease RseP; amino-acid sequence: MFALNWLIHILPFIVVISILVFVHELGHFLVAKSFGIKVEKFSLGFGPKLIGFQKGDTEYLVSAVPLGGYVKLAGESTEEKTGADCEFYSKGPFQRILVILAGPFMNILLAIFVFSCIFFAGIELPYFEAKIGEIAKDSPGSKADLKVGDTILKANGKQIEDWSKFQHIILTHPNHALSILIDRNGERKSIQVKTEFNKEKGGGYLGVSPFIPPVIGIVEPESPAYKAGIRKGDVVLFINGKQMSSWNDMAKSIHNSAGEEISLIIMREKEQLEISVVPKLNKTLNIGLIGIIPEFKTITRKYGPIGAFVQGCNQTVNLTVLTYRSIWMLIKREISTKTLGGPIMIAQLADKQAKEGLINLFYLLALISVNLAILNLLPIPVLDGGHILFFLIEAIKGSPISEKGLEWATKFGIALLVTLMVYVTFNDIMRVAKDKINIFHGKNTSQNNQSSYQTP